In a genomic window of Curtobacterium sp. MCBD17_035:
- the ychF gene encoding redox-regulated ATPase YchF: MALTIAIVGLPNVGKSTLFNALTKNQVLAANYPFATIEPNVGVVNLPDPRLQQLADLFHSEKVLPAPVSFVDIAGIVKGASEGEGLGNKFLANIREADAIAQVVRGFADDDVVHVSGQVSPRDDLEVINTELILADIETIDRALPRYEKTVKLKQAEPAVLETAREARAALEQGTLLSATSIDLAPIKELGLLSAKPFIFVFNVDEAVLTDDARKAELAALVAPAQAVFLDAKIESELIDLEPDEAQELLEATGQPESGLDQLARIGFDTLGLQTFLTAGPKESRAWTIGKGWKAPQAAGVIHTDFEKGFIKAEVISFDDLISAGSIAEARARGVARIEGKDYVMQDGDVVEFRFNN, translated from the coding sequence GTGGCACTCACCATCGCGATCGTCGGACTCCCGAACGTCGGCAAGTCGACCCTGTTCAACGCCCTGACGAAGAACCAGGTCCTGGCGGCGAACTACCCGTTCGCGACCATCGAGCCGAACGTCGGCGTCGTCAACCTGCCGGACCCGCGCCTGCAGCAGCTCGCGGACCTCTTCCACTCGGAGAAGGTCCTGCCGGCTCCCGTGTCGTTCGTCGACATCGCGGGCATCGTCAAGGGCGCGAGCGAGGGCGAGGGTCTCGGCAACAAGTTCCTCGCGAACATCCGCGAGGCCGACGCCATCGCGCAGGTCGTCCGCGGCTTCGCCGACGACGACGTCGTGCACGTGTCCGGCCAGGTCTCGCCGCGCGACGACCTCGAGGTCATCAACACCGAGCTCATCCTCGCCGACATCGAGACCATCGACCGTGCCCTGCCGCGGTACGAGAAGACGGTGAAGCTCAAGCAGGCGGAGCCCGCGGTCCTCGAGACCGCTCGGGAGGCCCGTGCCGCGCTCGAGCAGGGCACGCTCCTGTCCGCCACGTCCATCGACCTGGCCCCGATCAAGGAGCTCGGGCTCCTGTCGGCCAAGCCGTTCATCTTCGTGTTCAACGTCGACGAGGCCGTGCTCACCGACGACGCCCGCAAGGCGGAGCTCGCCGCGCTCGTCGCCCCCGCGCAGGCCGTGTTCCTCGACGCCAAGATCGAGTCCGAGCTCATCGACCTCGAGCCGGACGAGGCGCAGGAGCTCCTCGAGGCCACCGGGCAGCCGGAGTCCGGGCTCGACCAGCTCGCCCGTATCGGGTTCGACACCCTCGGGCTACAGACGTTCCTGACCGCCGGTCCCAAGGAGTCCCGCGCCTGGACGATCGGCAAGGGCTGGAAGGCGCCGCAGGCCGCGGGCGTCATCCACACCGACTTCGAGAAGGGCTTCATCAAGGCCGAGGTGATCTCGTTCGACGACCTCATCTCCGCGGGGTCGATCGCCGAGGCTCGGGCCCGCGGCGTCGCCCGGATCGAGGGCAAGGACTACGTGATGCAGGACGGCGACGTGGTGGAGTTCCGCTTTAACAACTGA
- a CDS encoding aldo/keto reductase has protein sequence MQQRILGDQGLVVSAVGYGAMGTAFAYGPSDDTESTAAIRHAHELGVTHFDTAELYGWGVGERLLGTALAPIRDEVTIATKFGFARGAYTPDSRPEHIREVVEASLRNLGTDSIDLLYQHVHDPAVPVEDVVGVMQEFVQAGKVRYLGLSNTDAEQLRRANAVHPISAFQTEYSVFARESEELLPVVDELGIGVVAYSPLARGFLSAAVRPRSDYPSDDIRHMLDWWAPEHFDANVAVAQGLSAIADDKGISLSQLSLAWILAKRDDLVPIPGSRNANRVAENVAAADVVLTPDDIARIDAFAERVQGSRAAATA, from the coding sequence ATGCAGCAGCGCATCCTCGGCGACCAAGGTCTGGTCGTCAGTGCTGTCGGTTACGGCGCGATGGGCACGGCGTTCGCCTACGGGCCGAGCGACGACACCGAATCGACCGCCGCCATCCGGCACGCGCATGAACTCGGGGTCACGCACTTCGACACCGCAGAGTTGTACGGGTGGGGCGTCGGCGAACGCCTGCTCGGAACCGCCCTCGCTCCGATCCGCGACGAGGTCACCATCGCGACGAAGTTCGGCTTCGCCCGTGGTGCCTACACGCCGGACTCGCGCCCGGAGCACATCCGCGAGGTGGTCGAGGCGAGCCTCCGGAACCTCGGCACCGACTCGATCGACCTCCTGTACCAGCACGTCCATGACCCCGCGGTGCCCGTGGAGGACGTCGTCGGCGTGATGCAGGAGTTCGTCCAGGCTGGGAAGGTCCGCTACCTGGGGCTGTCGAACACCGATGCCGAGCAGCTCCGCCGGGCGAACGCCGTCCACCCGATCTCGGCGTTCCAGACCGAGTACTCCGTGTTCGCCCGAGAGTCCGAGGAGCTCTTGCCCGTCGTCGATGAGCTCGGCATCGGTGTGGTCGCGTACTCGCCGCTGGCGCGCGGCTTCCTGAGTGCAGCCGTCCGCCCTCGCTCCGACTACCCGTCCGACGACATCCGGCACATGCTCGACTGGTGGGCACCGGAGCACTTCGACGCGAACGTCGCCGTCGCCCAGGGGCTGTCGGCAATCGCGGACGACAAGGGCATCTCGCTCTCGCAGCTGTCACTCGCGTGGATCCTCGCGAAGCGCGACGACCTCGTCCCGATCCCGGGGTCGCGCAATGCGAACCGGGTCGCGGAGAACGTGGCCGCGGCGGACGTCGTCCTCACGCCTGATGACATCGCCCGCATCGACGCGTTCGCCGAGCGCGTGCAGGGATCGCGCGCGGCCGCGACTGCCTGA
- a CDS encoding site-specific DNA-methyltransferase has protein sequence MTLIPRPDPRVSTATSTVHHGDAYDLLPEIEANSIDLILTSPPYWGLRDYGMEHDNGVLDAWIAEGNSADDIPPYDWYRTNGGVLGLEPRPEWFVGHLVEIFQRGAHALKASGSMWINIGDTYFARWASIRNDGRQGLGGNPRARRRAPMGGFRQEKQLLMIPARFAIAMQDKRWILRNDVIWHKPNVPPRPEKDRLRLSHEHFFHFVKRPTSGRAKYFYDLDAVEDGARDVITTNVRAGQDGHSATFPRDLITPRILSSCPEGGTVLDPFCGTGRSLTVATENGRNAIGFDLNENFSAVARANAQGSSIDG, from the coding sequence ATGACCCTGATCCCTCGCCCGGACCCTCGGGTCAGCACCGCCACGTCGACCGTGCACCACGGCGACGCGTACGACCTCCTGCCGGAGATCGAGGCCAACTCGATCGACTTGATCCTCACGTCCCCGCCCTACTGGGGGCTTCGCGACTACGGCATGGAGCACGACAACGGGGTGCTCGACGCGTGGATCGCTGAGGGCAACAGCGCCGACGACATTCCCCCGTATGACTGGTACCGAACTAACGGTGGTGTGCTCGGCCTCGAACCGCGTCCGGAGTGGTTCGTCGGGCATCTTGTCGAGATCTTCCAGCGCGGTGCTCATGCGCTCAAGGCGTCAGGCAGCATGTGGATCAACATCGGCGACACCTACTTCGCGCGTTGGGCGAGCATCCGTAACGACGGACGCCAGGGCCTCGGCGGCAATCCACGAGCGCGACGGCGCGCGCCGATGGGCGGATTCCGACAGGAGAAGCAGCTCCTGATGATTCCCGCCCGCTTCGCGATCGCCATGCAGGACAAGCGGTGGATCTTGCGCAATGACGTGATCTGGCACAAGCCGAACGTCCCGCCCCGCCCCGAGAAGGATCGACTCAGGCTGTCCCACGAGCACTTTTTCCACTTCGTCAAGCGACCGACCTCGGGCCGTGCCAAGTACTTCTACGACTTGGATGCCGTCGAGGACGGCGCACGAGACGTAATCACGACCAACGTGCGCGCGGGACAGGACGGGCACTCCGCAACCTTCCCCCGCGACCTCATCACGCCGCGGATCCTCAGCTCGTGCCCGGAAGGTGGGACCGTGCTCGACCCGTTCTGCGGCACAGGTCGCTCTCTCACCGTGGCCACGGAGAACGGGCGCAACGCGATCGGCTTCGACCTGAACGAGAACTTCTCCGCGGTGGCTCGCGCCAACGCTCAAGGGAGCTCCATCGATGGCTAA
- a CDS encoding LacI family DNA-binding transcriptional regulator, whose protein sequence is MKERQKAATLTDVARAAGVSIATASRALNGRGEVRSETRDRVFAVAERLSFRPNVLAQNLLAGRTGTVGLITSDLEGRFSLPIMMGAEDAFGAGATQIFLCDARGDTIREQHHVQALLSRRVDGLIVVGSSTNPRASLGDDLPVPVVYAYAPSEDPAALSVVSDNVQGGRVGMQHLIDAGRRRIAHITGEIEYHAARDRARGALDALDDAGLELAGGRVLHGTWNEAWGRGAARMLLESTPDVDAVFCGSDQIARGVVDVLHELGRDVPTEVAVLGFDNWGVVTQSSRPELSSVDMQLQELGRIAANRLFAAIDGQDDGGRTEVPCRLVVRGSTAPID, encoded by the coding sequence GTGAAGGAACGGCAGAAGGCGGCCACGCTCACGGATGTCGCACGAGCCGCAGGGGTCTCGATCGCCACCGCCTCGCGCGCGCTGAACGGGCGGGGCGAGGTCCGCTCCGAGACCCGCGACCGCGTGTTCGCCGTCGCCGAGCGCCTGTCGTTCCGGCCGAACGTGCTCGCGCAGAACCTGCTCGCAGGGCGCACCGGCACCGTCGGCCTCATCACCTCGGACCTCGAGGGCCGCTTCTCGCTCCCGATCATGATGGGCGCCGAGGACGCGTTCGGCGCCGGTGCCACCCAGATCTTCCTGTGCGACGCCCGTGGCGACACGATCCGTGAACAGCACCACGTCCAGGCGCTGCTGTCACGCCGGGTCGACGGCCTCATCGTCGTCGGGTCGAGCACCAACCCGCGCGCGTCGCTCGGCGACGACCTGCCGGTCCCCGTCGTCTACGCGTACGCACCGTCCGAGGACCCCGCGGCGCTCTCCGTCGTCAGCGACAACGTGCAGGGTGGCCGGGTCGGGATGCAGCACCTCATCGACGCCGGACGACGGCGCATCGCGCACATCACCGGCGAGATCGAGTACCACGCCGCCCGCGACCGCGCGCGCGGTGCCCTCGATGCGCTCGACGACGCGGGCCTCGAACTCGCGGGCGGACGCGTCCTGCACGGCACCTGGAACGAGGCCTGGGGTCGCGGTGCCGCCCGCATGCTCCTCGAGTCCACGCCCGACGTCGACGCGGTCTTCTGCGGCAGCGATCAGATCGCGCGCGGCGTCGTCGACGTGCTCCACGAGCTCGGGCGCGACGTCCCCACCGAGGTCGCCGTGCTCGGCTTCGACAACTGGGGCGTCGTCACACAGAGCTCACGCCCGGAACTGAGCAGCGTCGACATGCAGCTCCAGGAACTCGGCCGCATCGCCGCGAACCGGCTGTTCGCCGCGATCGACGGCCAGGACGACGGCGGGCGTACCGAGGTGCCGTGCCGGCTCGTCGTGCGGGGGTCGACGGCGCCGATCGACTGA
- a CDS encoding phage tail protein, producing MSNVVDFVDVSTAGLESSPVAEALAGLRANEARYYKNKYDHEFVTSPADEAPDAVDRVTRILAEERDIVIASRPLEATDFVVDGLRMTYVFYESGLAINVMYSIEDGGKRAVGFKLSQGMDVPDELASKFKFARQRSKLAGEIRGSFFVIKGEY from the coding sequence ATGTCGAACGTCGTCGACTTCGTGGACGTCAGCACGGCCGGTCTCGAGTCCTCGCCGGTGGCCGAGGCGCTCGCCGGCCTCCGCGCGAACGAGGCCCGGTACTACAAGAACAAGTACGACCACGAGTTCGTCACGTCGCCCGCGGACGAGGCCCCCGACGCGGTCGACCGGGTGACGCGGATCCTCGCTGAGGAGCGCGACATCGTGATCGCGTCACGTCCGCTCGAGGCCACCGACTTCGTGGTCGACGGCCTCCGGATGACGTACGTGTTCTACGAGTCGGGCCTCGCGATCAACGTGATGTACAGCATCGAGGACGGCGGCAAGCGGGCGGTCGGCTTCAAGCTCTCGCAGGGCATGGACGTCCCCGATGAGCTCGCGTCGAAGTTCAAGTTCGCCCGGCAGCGGTCGAAGCTCGCGGGCGAGATCCGCGGCTCGTTCTTCGTGATCAAGGGCGAGTACTGA
- a CDS encoding DUF262 domain-containing protein — MQHRSRDFSVTELLRLARSGLLALPEFQRPFVWEPGRVIELLDSVLNGWPVGSLLVLEGPQPFRIRPIDGAPEVYEDEVELYLLDGQQRVTALYHALTGTSETVYFADFNDTTEDGDPSLKWAPRKSFSFEAAVSRRVAFESLLDPAKFDAAIQVVDARMSAWMLETRQVFTDEDNRASYTLPAIVMEQAISLEALTRIFETLNRTGVRLNSFDLMVAVLFPSGFNLRDEWEFAKANSELLERFEVNGLEVLKLVALWQRDIDAKTKSRPASRRVTGVRQRDVLNIPPDSVSQMWNRAVSSYASALDFMSSEFGVRPGGVPTDAMVLGVAYFLDAGVSRAAITRWYWSSVALQTYAQGANTQVLTDTRDGEPLAPSAEVVVPALGAALLDESRRNKILRLGLRGLAVLHEDRDPVTDEPLTESVVEVSSTALGRGQALTDGDVPVAGLVFIGKESVRLIRKGRTLGQAPSEILHEGALRSQGFPRGIYSLGDDDDVQERANLLAERLLARLS, encoded by the coding sequence ATGCAACATAGATCGCGGGACTTCAGCGTCACTGAGCTCCTCCGCCTGGCGCGGAGCGGTTTGCTAGCGCTACCGGAATTTCAGCGGCCCTTCGTCTGGGAACCGGGTCGGGTGATCGAGTTGCTCGATAGTGTCCTAAACGGCTGGCCAGTCGGTTCGCTGCTGGTGCTCGAAGGACCCCAGCCGTTCCGGATCCGGCCGATCGACGGTGCACCCGAGGTCTACGAGGACGAGGTGGAGCTTTATCTCCTCGATGGGCAGCAACGCGTAACTGCGCTCTACCACGCGCTAACCGGGACGAGCGAAACGGTGTACTTCGCCGATTTCAACGATACGACCGAGGATGGCGACCCAAGCCTCAAGTGGGCGCCCCGCAAGTCTTTCTCATTCGAGGCGGCAGTGTCGAGACGGGTCGCGTTCGAGTCGCTCTTGGATCCGGCGAAGTTCGACGCGGCGATTCAAGTCGTTGATGCACGGATGTCTGCCTGGATGCTCGAAACCCGCCAAGTCTTCACAGACGAAGATAACCGCGCATCGTACACCTTACCTGCAATTGTAATGGAACAGGCAATTAGTCTCGAGGCTCTGACTCGGATCTTTGAGACGCTGAATCGCACGGGAGTGCGCTTGAACTCCTTTGACTTAATGGTAGCTGTCCTCTTTCCGTCGGGTTTCAATCTGCGAGATGAGTGGGAGTTTGCGAAGGCGAATTCCGAACTGCTTGAGCGCTTTGAGGTCAATGGGTTAGAGGTGTTGAAGCTCGTTGCCCTGTGGCAGCGCGATATTGATGCAAAGACTAAATCGCGCCCCGCGTCCAGACGTGTTACCGGTGTGCGCCAGCGAGATGTGCTGAACATCCCGCCGGACTCCGTCTCGCAAATGTGGAACCGCGCGGTTTCGTCGTACGCGAGCGCGTTGGACTTTATGTCGTCTGAATTTGGTGTGCGACCGGGCGGAGTGCCTACTGATGCAATGGTTCTCGGCGTAGCGTATTTCCTCGATGCCGGAGTATCGAGAGCTGCCATCACACGATGGTATTGGTCCTCAGTCGCTCTCCAAACGTATGCGCAGGGAGCGAATACCCAAGTCCTGACTGACACTCGCGACGGCGAGCCTCTTGCCCCTTCGGCCGAGGTTGTCGTTCCCGCCCTAGGTGCTGCTCTGCTCGACGAATCGCGACGCAATAAGATCCTTCGGCTTGGCTTACGCGGCCTCGCCGTGCTGCACGAGGATCGCGATCCTGTTACCGACGAGCCACTAACGGAGTCGGTCGTTGAAGTCTCTTCCACGGCTCTTGGGCGCGGGCAGGCGTTAACCGATGGTGACGTGCCAGTCGCTGGTCTCGTATTCATCGGGAAGGAGTCGGTTCGCCTGATACGGAAGGGACGAACTCTTGGTCAGGCGCCGTCGGAGATCCTCCATGAGGGCGCGTTAAGAAGCCAGGGCTTTCCGAGAGGCATTTATTCGCTCGGCGATGATGACGATGTTCAAGAGCGGGCGAATCTGCTTGCGGAGAGACTGTTGGCGAGGCTGTCATGA
- a CDS encoding TetR family transcriptional regulator — translation MSETTSRTGLRDITRDAVRSRIAAVAVARFDAEGFDSVTVEQIAAEVGISARSFHRYFPAKEDAVIGDPARHRDDLADALRARPAGEPVWDALREAFVVMLERGGADSDAGRQSVRVMLRTPSLRARNLEKHLSWAEVLVPLTAERIARDDADLRARTLVHAALSCFDVAISIWAVEDTPGVLPVDLLRRTFDTLDASS, via the coding sequence GTGAGCGAGACGACGAGCCGGACGGGGTTGCGGGACATCACCCGCGACGCCGTGCGTTCTCGGATCGCCGCGGTGGCCGTCGCTCGGTTCGACGCGGAGGGTTTCGACAGCGTGACCGTCGAGCAGATCGCGGCCGAGGTCGGCATCTCCGCCCGGAGCTTCCACCGCTACTTCCCCGCGAAGGAGGACGCAGTGATCGGCGATCCGGCTCGCCACCGAGACGACCTCGCCGACGCGCTCCGCGCCCGACCAGCGGGCGAACCTGTTTGGGACGCGCTCCGCGAAGCGTTCGTCGTGATGCTCGAACGCGGCGGCGCGGACTCCGACGCCGGCCGTCAATCGGTCCGCGTGATGCTGCGCACGCCGTCGCTCCGTGCCCGCAACCTCGAGAAGCACCTGTCCTGGGCCGAGGTACTCGTGCCGCTCACAGCTGAACGCATCGCCCGCGACGACGCTGACCTCCGCGCCCGGACGCTCGTGCACGCCGCGCTCAGCTGCTTCGACGTGGCGATCAGCATCTGGGCCGTGGAGGACACCCCCGGCGTCCTCCCCGTCGATCTGCTTCGCCGGACCTTCGACACGCTCGACGCCAGCTCCTGA
- a CDS encoding exonuclease domain-containing protein, which translates to MPLDFTAIDFETANGSSASACSVGLVKVRDGVVVERASWYIRPPVGHDAFLEWNTRIHGIVAEDVIDALGWAEQYVELCAFAGEDVLTAHNARFDMGVIAGGCAATGIDVVAHRHLCSLQVARRTYQLDSYRLPMAAGAAGFDGFRHHDALADAEACAAIIVHAAAQHGVDSLEGLSTATNAKLGTVQARTSEPRGDRAMAFAD; encoded by the coding sequence GTGCCCCTGGACTTCACCGCGATCGACTTCGAGACGGCCAACGGATCGAGCGCCTCGGCGTGTTCGGTCGGACTCGTCAAGGTGCGCGACGGCGTGGTCGTGGAACGGGCCTCCTGGTACATCCGGCCGCCGGTCGGGCACGACGCGTTCCTCGAGTGGAACACGCGGATCCACGGCATCGTCGCCGAGGACGTCATCGACGCCCTCGGCTGGGCCGAACAGTACGTCGAGCTGTGTGCCTTCGCCGGCGAGGACGTCCTGACGGCCCACAACGCCCGGTTCGACATGGGCGTCATCGCGGGCGGGTGCGCGGCCACGGGGATCGACGTCGTGGCCCACCGGCACCTCTGCAGCCTGCAGGTCGCCCGACGCACCTACCAGCTCGATTCCTACCGGCTCCCGATGGCTGCGGGCGCGGCCGGGTTCGACGGCTTCCGCCACCACGACGCCCTCGCCGACGCCGAGGCCTGCGCCGCGATCATCGTGCACGCTGCCGCGCAGCACGGCGTCGACTCGCTCGAGGGGCTGTCGACGGCCACGAACGCCAAGCTCGGGACGGTCCAGGCGCGGACGTCCGAGCCCCGCGGCGACCGCGCGATGGCGTTCGCCGACTGA
- a CDS encoding tyrosine-type recombinase/integrase → MRASSARTATSSGCSSATTGIPPHQNTIHYWWTKTLPAADAEPTRLHDLRHFYASGLIAAGCDVGTVQRALGHAKATTTLQTYTHLWPTAEDRTRTAAAGIMTAVFAAPADSIRTGTTETA, encoded by the coding sequence ATGCGAGCCTCGTCGGCACGCACGGCGACGAGCAGTGGATGTTCCTCGGCGACCACGGGAATCCCCCCTCACCAGAACACCATCCACTACTGGTGGACCAAGACGCTCCCTGCCGCCGATGCCGAGCCGACGCGCCTGCACGACTTGCGGCACTTCTATGCCTCGGGACTCATCGCAGCGGGATGCGACGTTGGGACAGTTCAGCGAGCCCTCGGGCACGCGAAGGCGACAACCACGTTGCAGACCTACACACACCTCTGGCCGACGGCCGAGGACCGGACCCGGACAGCAGCCGCAGGCATCATGACCGCCGTTTTCGCGGCTCCCGCGGACTCAATCCGGACTGGGACTACCGAAACCGCGTGA
- a CDS encoding beta-L-arabinofuranosidase domain-containing protein, translating to MTDISTTPTSQRGLVVAPTTGRLRPVPMTDVAITGGFWGDRQATNARATLRHCLEWMERLGWVGNFDRAAEGREAPSAGREFADSEIYKLLEALAWESGRSGDAWVEQTFQDLSARVVAAQQEDGYLNTRFGGPRQQPRWSDLEWGHELYCAGHMIQAAVARARTAGRDAFVEAAIRVADHVCDVFGADGDQRVCGHPEIEVALVELARVTGDERYRTQAALFIERRGDGTLHDPDVPASYFLDDLHVRDADVLRGHAVRALYLAAGAVDLAVDRGDAELSDALRTQWHNTVAHRTYLTGGMGSRHEGESFGDDFELPSDRAYSETCAGVGSIMFSWRLLLADGEERYADLIERTLYNVIATSPDEQGTAFFYVNPLQRNVPGTPAAVDEPSERAASSQRAPWFAVSCCPTNVARTLASLTAYVATVDDDGLQLHQYAEGRIDTTLPDGRTVRLEVATDYPLDGRVRVVVAEDAPEPWTLTLRVPSWAAGSATVDAGEGAETVDGGSVVIRRAWRAGDDVTLDLPTQPRLVAPDERIDALRGTVAVERGPLVLCAESIDQDADRVDVIQVLPGAEPTADGATDAALDAVAVDAPERDWPYAASPAHDAQRPGTVRLRPYHQWAERGPSTMRVWLPLADAATAQA from the coding sequence ATGACCGACATCAGCACCACCCCCACTTCGCAGCGCGGCCTCGTGGTCGCGCCGACGACGGGCCGCCTCCGCCCCGTCCCCATGACCGACGTCGCGATCACGGGCGGCTTCTGGGGTGACCGCCAGGCGACGAACGCCCGCGCCACGCTCCGCCACTGCCTCGAGTGGATGGAGCGACTCGGCTGGGTCGGCAACTTCGACCGCGCCGCCGAGGGGCGAGAGGCTCCGTCCGCAGGTCGGGAGTTCGCCGACTCGGAGATCTACAAGCTCCTCGAGGCGCTCGCGTGGGAGTCCGGACGCTCGGGTGATGCCTGGGTGGAGCAGACGTTCCAGGACCTGTCGGCCCGTGTCGTCGCAGCCCAGCAGGAGGACGGCTACCTCAACACGCGCTTCGGAGGCCCGAGGCAGCAGCCGCGCTGGTCCGACCTCGAGTGGGGCCACGAGCTCTACTGCGCCGGGCACATGATCCAGGCCGCTGTGGCGCGCGCCCGCACCGCCGGCCGCGACGCGTTCGTCGAGGCGGCGATCCGCGTGGCCGACCACGTGTGTGACGTCTTCGGCGCGGACGGCGACCAGCGCGTGTGCGGCCACCCGGAGATCGAGGTCGCGCTCGTGGAGCTCGCCCGCGTGACCGGTGACGAGCGGTACCGGACGCAGGCGGCGCTGTTCATCGAGCGCCGCGGGGACGGCACGCTGCACGATCCCGACGTGCCCGCGTCGTACTTCCTCGACGACCTGCACGTGCGCGACGCAGACGTGCTCCGTGGCCACGCGGTCCGCGCGCTCTACCTGGCGGCCGGCGCGGTCGACCTCGCCGTGGACCGGGGCGACGCCGAGCTGTCGGACGCGCTCCGGACGCAGTGGCACAACACGGTCGCGCACCGCACGTACCTGACCGGTGGCATGGGGTCGCGGCACGAGGGCGAGTCCTTCGGCGACGACTTCGAACTGCCCTCCGATCGGGCCTACTCCGAGACCTGCGCCGGTGTCGGGTCGATCATGTTCAGCTGGCGGCTCCTGCTCGCCGACGGTGAGGAGCGGTACGCCGACCTCATCGAGCGGACGCTGTACAACGTCATCGCGACGAGCCCGGACGAGCAGGGCACCGCGTTCTTCTACGTGAACCCGCTGCAGCGGAACGTGCCCGGCACCCCGGCCGCGGTCGACGAGCCGAGCGAGCGCGCCGCGTCGAGCCAGCGTGCGCCGTGGTTCGCGGTGTCGTGCTGCCCGACGAACGTCGCGCGCACCCTCGCCAGCCTCACCGCGTACGTGGCGACGGTGGACGACGACGGCCTGCAACTGCACCAGTACGCGGAGGGCCGGATCGACACGACGCTGCCCGACGGCCGCACGGTCCGCCTCGAGGTCGCCACGGACTACCCGCTCGACGGCCGCGTGCGGGTCGTCGTCGCCGAGGACGCGCCCGAGCCGTGGACCCTGACCCTCCGCGTGCCGAGCTGGGCCGCTGGCAGCGCCACCGTCGACGCCGGCGAGGGAGCCGAGACGGTCGACGGCGGGTCCGTCGTGATCCGTCGCGCCTGGCGTGCCGGCGACGACGTCACCCTCGACCTCCCGACGCAGCCGCGGCTCGTGGCCCCGGACGAACGGATCGACGCGCTCCGCGGGACGGTCGCGGTGGAGCGCGGGCCGCTCGTGCTCTGCGCCGAGTCGATCGACCAGGACGCCGATCGGGTCGACGTGATCCAGGTCCTCCCGGGGGCCGAGCCGACCGCGGACGGCGCCACCGACGCGGCGCTCGACGCGGTCGCCGTCGACGCGCCCGAGCGGGACTGGCCGTACGCCGCCTCGCCCGCGCACGACGCGCAGCGCCCCGGAACCGTCCGGCTCCGCCCGTACCACCAGTGGGCCGAGCGCGGTCCGTCGACCATGCGCGTCTGGCTCCCGCTGGCGGACGCCGCCACCGCGCAGGCCTGA